The genomic window AGATTTCCTGGTATGACTTATTCGCAGTTGCAATTCATAAAAGCTGAAGCAGCATATAAAAAAGGGGATAAATTTACAGCTTTAAATGCGTACAGAAATGCTATATCTTCCCATATAGATTTTGTTAACGCTCGAAATAGTGATAATGCTCAGTTACCAAGCCAGATTACATCGGCTGAAAAAACTTCTTTTATAAGTAATACAGCAATTGTTCCATCTGATCCAAATAACCTTACGTTATCGCATATCATGTCGCAAAAATATATTGCACAATGGGGTTGGGGGCATTATGAGACTTGGATGGATTTGAGAAGATATCACTATACAGATGTTGATCCAGCAAGTTCTAAACAGGTTTTTATGGGTTTTGGCATTCCAATTGAGCTTTATGGTGATAATAATGGGAATCCTGTTCAAAGAATTAGAACTAGATACAACTCTGAATACGTTTGGAATAGAGAGGAACTGGATAAAATAGGCGGGTTGGCTACAGATTATCACACCGTACCATTGTGGATTACACAACCTTAAACTTAATTGAAATGAAAAAGAGATTTAATATAATTACTGCTATTATTGTTTCGCTGTTTATACTTTCTTGCGAAAAGAATGCAGTACAGCAAATAGATTATACTCCTGCTGGAGCATTTATTAGAGCATATAATTTTGCCGTTAGTGGACCCACAGTTAATATATATGCAAATGATAAGAAAATGACAGCTATCGGATCAACTACAGGTATTGAAGCGGCCGCTGGAATATCTGCTTATGGAGTATTTCCTACTACAAATAGTTATCTAAACTTGACAACGGTAGGGGACGTGGTATTTAAAGCTAAGGTTTCGTCGACAGCTACTACAAACGCAAACATTGAAACAACTGTTTTGCCAACAAACGTTGTTGCAGGAAAATACTATTCCTTTTATACAAGCGGTATATATGATGCAACAGCGAAAACAACTTCATCATTCATTCTTGAAGATAACTTTCCTTCTATAGATACCGCGGTTTCCTATGTTAGGTTAGTAAATACAATTTCAAATGCGGCCAATGGCTTTAATTTGGTTGCCGTCAATACAACTACAGCCGAAGTAATCAATATTGCTGCGGCTACTGCTTACAAAGCGGGTTCTGCTTTTGTAAAGGTGCCAAATGGTGTGTATAATCTAACTGCTGTTAGTGTAAACACTCCAGCAAATATAACTATTACTCGTGCAGCAGTTTCTTTTTCTAAAGGGCTTGTTTATACTATTGCAGCACGTGGTAGTACTACTACCACTAGCACACTTGCGTTAGATCTTACAAGGAATAGGTAAAATAGTAAAATATAACAAAAAAACCGCGTCTAAAGAGATGCGGTTTTTTTGTTATATTACCATTTGTAATGTAATAAGTATAGAGAATATGAGGTTCTTTTTTGTTTTAGTTCTTCTTTTTCCTTTAAGGCAGATGTAAAGGCTTCTATTTTCATGGTAACAAGCAAAGAAGACTCGGGAATTGGAACGCTAAGGCAAGCAATTCATGATGCTAATATTAATGGAACATCGACTACTGATTATATTTATTTTAATCTCCCTGGTCTCAGTTCATCAGACGTAACCATTTCATTAACTCAGGAGTTGCCTTCACTTTCGTCTAATCTTGTTATAGACGCTACCACGCAACCAACAAATCTCCTCGGAAGTTCCTCGATTAAGGTTTTATTAACTAGAATATCAGTTGATTATATAAATGGGTTGAAAGTTTCTGGCGTCAATAACATTAAAATATTTGGGTTTTACTTCAGTAATTTTGTCTCACCGCTGGGCATACCTGCGGATGATAGAACGGCAGCAATCTTTTTGGAGAATTGCTCAAAAATAACTATAGGAGGGCCAAGAAAGAGAAATGGCTTTGGCAATAATTATACTTCGATTATATCTCCTACGTTCTTGAATTCCATAGAGGACATAAAGATTTCGTCAAACATTATTGGCTTGGACCCTACTGGAATGATAGCTACACCAAATTATGTTGGTATTGATTTGAGCTATCTAAGCAATTCTATAATAGGGGGAATACAAGAAGAGGAAGGTAATATAATTAGCTCCAATGAAAATGGTGTGTCGCTTGGTTCAATGAGAAATAGGGTTAGATTTTCGAATAATACTATCGGTTACAATATCATTAAATCAGAGGTTATTCCCTCTCCAGCTGATGCTGTAGGACTTTTTGCGAATGGTGAATTTGTTGATTTCATAATGACACATAATTATATAGTGGCGCAAAATGTTGGGGTAAAGCTAGATAATTTAAAAAATAACTATTACCTGAATGCCAATGTTATTGGCGGCGATTTATTAAGTAAAAATAGAAAGTATGGAATTGAATTGTATAATTGTGGCGTCGGCAGTATAAGCGATGGAAATGTTATATCTCACAATGAAGTTGGTATTTTTATAGAACGTTCCTATCCCGTGTCTATTCTTAAAAACAGTTTTTATTGTAATACAAGGCCAATCGAATTTGTCAATTTACCAAATGGAAAATTTGTGGCAATCTCTGCTATCTCTAATATTACCTCAACAAGTATTAACGGCACTTATCTCCCCAATTCAAAGATTGAGCTTTTTTACACCGATGCTTGTGTAAATTGCGAAGGAAAGGAGTGGATTGCTACTATATTAACGGATGGATTGGGGAATTGGAGTTACAATGGGGCCATTGATCTTACAAGGTCTATTACAAGTATGGGCACAAACCAAGACGGAGCTACTGCGCCTTTCTCTAAACCTTTAATGGATCAGGCAAATGCCATAAAGACAGACGTAATTTGCAACCAGCCTAAAGGAAGTATAAGAGGGATTATGACTTATGATGCATCTATATTTGAATGGAGAGATGCAAATGGCTTGATAGTTGGCACAGCAAAAGATTTAGAAGGTGTTGGGCCAGGTACTTATAGGCTCACAGCTAAGCAGAACAACTCTTGCTACGCTACGTCTAATGCGTTTACCATTACTTCTTCTGGTACAGGAATATTGGAAAACAATAAGGAGATTGTAAAGGCATATTGTAATCAGTCCAATGGTGCAATAACCAGAATAGTTACGCCAAATAATGTTCCTCGTATCTGGTACAATGAAGCTGGAGTAGAGGTGGGTAGGGGCGATGATTTGACAAATGTGCCCGCTGGAACATATTATTTTACAGCTCAATTAGGTACTTGCAATATTTCTTCTCCTAACTATGTAGTTGCTAATTTTGAGTTTGATTACAAGGTAGCGGCAGAGAATGTTAAAGATGCGACTTGTTCTCAAGATAATGGCAGTATCAGCATAAATGCTTTTCAAGGTGCAAGGCCAGATTATGTAAAATGGTTTAACGAAAGTAATGTAGAAGTGGGTAATTCTGAAACT from Pedobacter sp. SL55 includes these protein-coding regions:
- a CDS encoding gliding motility-associated C-terminal domain-containing protein encodes the protein MVTSKEDSGIGTLRQAIHDANINGTSTTDYIYFNLPGLSSSDVTISLTQELPSLSSNLVIDATTQPTNLLGSSSIKVLLTRISVDYINGLKVSGVNNIKIFGFYFSNFVSPLGIPADDRTAAIFLENCSKITIGGPRKRNGFGNNYTSIISPTFLNSIEDIKISSNIIGLDPTGMIATPNYVGIDLSYLSNSIIGGIQEEEGNIISSNENGVSLGSMRNRVRFSNNTIGYNIIKSEVIPSPADAVGLFANGEFVDFIMTHNYIVAQNVGVKLDNLKNNYYLNANVIGGDLLSKNRKYGIELYNCGVGSISDGNVISHNEVGIFIERSYPVSILKNSFYCNTRPIEFVNLPNGKFVAISAISNITSTSINGTYLPNSKIELFYTDACVNCEGKEWIATILTDGLGNWSYNGAIDLTRSITSMGTNQDGATAPFSKPLMDQANAIKTDVICNQPKGSIRGIMTYDASIFEWRDANGLIVGTAKDLEGVGPGTYRLTAKQNNSCYATSNAFTITSSGTGILENNKEIVKAYCNQSNGAITRIVTPNNVPRIWYNEAGVEVGRGDDLTNVPAGTYYFTAQLGTCNISSPNYVVANFEFDYKVAAENVKDATCSQDNGSISINAFQGARPDYVKWFNESNVEVGNSETISGLAAGRYRLMGYSNFGCSYLIKEYAIAEIRSPMVNLQNLKQYINCDGKLVSTSGIQVDGQSAPYSFAWVDQNQNIVATTLNLKNIQIGKYLLKVTDRYGCIVQSNIIDFTQLEETIVKIPNTFTPNGDSINDVWEIKGIENYPEAEFNIFNRSGATIFTSRGYSRPFDGTFNGKELPVGVYYYKINLNTECGVLTGSLTIIR